Proteins from a genomic interval of Haemorhous mexicanus isolate bHaeMex1 chromosome Z, bHaeMex1.pri, whole genome shotgun sequence:
- the RUSC2 gene encoding AP-4 complex accessory subunit RUSC2 isoform X3 — MDSPPKLTGETLIVHHIPLVHCQVPDRQCCSVSKRTNPFCQPELSITRTAALPDRDLSQTDSLVYSSFLQTSETSAEGSDHKERKARDLIVPSVSKRHNPFLLSEDEDLSIFGDDLGQKSFHLHNSLVDGKPPFNLQDLALPPFHLHDSNHIVKSWNMASRSGVVDGQEDKLGSDDIQKRNNANRCHQASERMELDECSCHRGSSSNFSFDSGDQEWNQNMGEPLRNQDALHRTCSCSSSEIQHCRCYSSSSQSEVIDQQMGYISDSSCNSSDGVLVNFSALYNKMNGQPQSNLNSANLSCDSSFCSHSDTGAFYLDLHSSPTESKMSCESHNPESSGKVCGCQHSSSPVLDANCNSYHLHCEPCTSESSDLTACFQSQARLVVATQNYYKLVTCDLSSQSSPSPAGSSITSCSEDQTKGSPAQPTEYYLFRRPDLRQEGNVECSEEEPKGESSQNMIEGQVYVNVSPPNLNTSRQRSRSYDQNLDRSPSSRLGSLERMVSCPVKLSESPAIPIQSSPPKRVTSFAELAKGRKKNGTSPPHRSSGDSSLEFSPIPETQRDCPTFLDERARRSQSLPPMPFIHGLNRSCEGFCLNHAFGDSQALCSTKDSISSEKAPSGHGAGGGTDSKPVVRYSKDQRPTTLPIQPFVFQHHFSKPPKARALHSHFASSLSQLYSLSSNRPASQQISTSQSSALATSAEQAAVAGSQAHGTLVTQQRSADGAASRGDGGIKKPGPETTRPSPLGSYSPVRCNVPFFQSVDSSSSPTSERAEDSQPPRSRSCPISANLLPTRSSPAVSTMQPSKATKADTLRQKENPKLIPKKEAPLEPSPPLSEYRLHSGSLPPLSVGGMSMSRVGGHADSHWRSGSETSSSGPLSSMGIRPVNANHLSPQALKWREYRRRNPLGLDCVSGLPSLAGSLDRRQQEPRLNRGNPIFELPGALSTSHFYCKLNGQSMRQLQLTYNDFFPDYFSLAEKPPAEFCLSPDGNTESISIDLLQKKGLVKAINTAVDLIVAHFGTSRDPGVKAKLGNSSVSPNVGHLILKYLCPAVRDILSDGLKAYVLDMIIGQRRNIPWSVVEASTQLGPSTKLLHSLYSKISQYTELTNHTMRFNAFIFGLLNIRSLEFWFNHLYNHEDIILAHYQPVGFLCLSHSVCQPLFEELLLLLQPLSLLPFNLDLLFEHHLMQMGKEQQQQKELLRVKQDLLLSVHSTLQLMRTRGSSEDPDGCSTAPETCQGGARDGDISPGHSPQQAVSEKRVKGVGASCGEGDREEEQSKMRESTWEGKKDKQAGWWYQLMQTSQIYIESSAEGSKFIRSEKKKAALNPAPRSVETHKAPPPREGVVEGAEACPIAEGTLEERPKAASKPSPEAVEEPLEKPQQVVVGEEVKERSWPFWMGSPPDSVLTELKRSKEKEAQQRVGAAAAPQEDSSTSASEGSQPIKWGHLFGSRKVQKEPRQPNRLPSGWLSLDKSVFQLVAQTVGGSMWREAAPAPDPPHPEPPEAPAVAQPVRGMSPHPACSEVKALCHHIATEAGQLSFNKGDILQVISKVDGDWLQCSLGSEKGLVPIMYVTHPEDEDY, encoded by the exons ATGGATAGTCCACCCAAACTGACTGGTGAGACGCTGATTGTCCATCACATTCCCCTGGTGCATTGCCAGGTCCCCGATAGACAGTGCTGCTCCGTGAGCAAAAGGACCAACCCCTTctgccagccagagctcagCATTACACGGACTGCTGCCCTTCCAGACAGAGACCTCTCACAGACTGACTCCTTGGTGTACAGCAGCTTTCTCCAGACCTCTGAAACCTCAGCAGAGGGCTCAGatcacaaagaaagaaaagcaagggaTCTGATTGTCCCTAGTGTCAGTAAGCGACACAACCCTTTCCTGCTGAGTGAGGATGAAGACCTCAGTATTTTTGGGGATGACTTGGGTCAAAAATCTTTCCACCTTCACAACTCACTCGTTGATGGCAAGCCTCCCTTCAATCTGCAGGATCTGGCCTTGCCCCCTTTCCACCTCCACGACTCTAACCACATTGTGAAATCCTGGAACATGGCCAGCCGGTCTGGTGTGGTGGACGGGCAAGAGGACAAACTCGGCAGTGACGACATCCAGAAGAGGAACAATGCAAACAGGTGCCATCAGGCCTCAGAACGCATGGAGCTGGATGAATGCAGCTGCCATCGTGGCAGCTCCTCCAACTTCTCCTTCGACAGTGGTGACCAGGAGTGGAACCAGAACATGGGTGAACCGCTGAGGAATCAGGatgccctgcacaggacatgcAGTTGTTCCAGCTCAGAGATCCAGCACTGTCGCTGCTACAGTTCATCAAGTCAGTCTGAAGTTATTGACCAACAGATGGGCTACATCAGTGACTCTTCTTGCAACAGTTCTGATGGGGTCCTGGTGAACTTCAGTGCTCTCTACAACAAAATGAATGGTCAGCCTCAATCCAATCTGAATTCAGCTAACCTGTCCTGTGACTCTTCCTTCTGCAGCCACTCAGACACAGGAGCTTTTTACCTGGATTTACACTCATCACCCACTGAATCCAAGATGTCTTGCGAGTCACATAACCCAGAAAGTTCGGGGAAGGTATGTGGGTGTCAACACTCCTCCTCACCTGTCCTTGATGCTAACTGCAATTCCTACCACCTCCACTGTGAGCCTTGCACATCGGAGAGCTCAGACCTCACTGCCTGCTTCCAGAGCCAAGCACGGCTTGTTGTGGCTACTCAGAATTACTATAAGTTAGTCACATGTGACTTGTCTTCCCAgtcatcccccagccctgcggGATCTTCCATAACTAGCTGCTCAGAAGACCAGACCAAGGgtagcccagcccagcccacagaATACTATCTGTTCAGAAGGCCAGATCTAAGACAAGAAGGCAATGTAGAGTGCAGTGAAGAGGAGCCAAAGGGAGAATCCAGCCAGAACATGATTGAGGGTCAGGTCTATGTCAATGTGTCACCACCGAACCTCAACACAAGCCGGCAGCGCTCCAGGAGCTACGATCAGAACCTGGACAGGAGTCctagcagcaggctgggctcctTGGAGCGCATGGTGAGCTGCCCAGTCAAGCTGAGTGAAAGTCCAGCAATACCCATTCAGAGCTCTCCCCCCAAGAGGGTGACATCGTTTGCTGAACTAGCTAAAGGACGGAAAAAGAACGGCACCTCCCCACCGCACCGCTCCAGTGGTGATTCTTCCCTGGAGTTCTCTCCTATCCCTGAGACCCAGCGGGACTGCCCAACCTTCCTTGATGAAAGAGCTCGGCGCAGCCAGAGTCTTCCACCCATGCCCTTCATCCATGGCCTGAACCGGAGCTGCGAGGGCTTCTGTTTGAATCATGCTtttggggacagccaggcttTGTGTTCCACCAAAGACTCCATCTCCAGTGAGAAGGCCCCCAGTGGGCATGGGGCAG GTGGTGGCACAGATAGCAAGCCTGTGGTACGCTACAGCAAGGACCAGCGTCCCACAACTCTGCCCATCCAGCCCTTTGTTTTTCAGCACCATTTCAGCAAGCCACCCAAGGCACGTGCCCTGCACAGTCATTTTgcctccagcctttcccagctctaCAGCTTGTCCAGCAACCGGCCTGCCAGCCAGCAGATCTCCACTTCCCAGTCCTCAGCCTTGGCCACCTCGGCAGAGCAGGCAGCGGTGGCGGGGAGCCAAGCCCATGGCACGCTCGTGACCCAGCAGCGCTCAGCAGACGGAGCTGCCTCGCGTGGTGATGGGGGCATCAAGAAGCCTGGCCCCGAAACAACCCGTCCATCCCCGCTGGGCAGTTACTCCCCCGTGCGATGCAACGTGCCTTTCTTCCAAAGCGTGGACTCCTCTTCCTCACCCACCTCTGAGAGAGCTGAAGACAGCCAGCCCCCCAGAAGCAGGTCCTGCCCCATCTCTGCTAACCTGCTTCCCACGAGGTCGTCTCCTGCTGTCAGTACCATGCAGCCCTCCAAAGCCACCAAAGCTGACACACTGAGGCAAAAGGAGAACCCCAAGCTGATTCCCAAGAAGGAGGCCCCGCTTGAGCCAAGCCCACCACTCTCTGAATACCGACTCCACAGTGggtccctcccacccctctCAGTGGGTGGCATGTCCATGAGCAGAGTAGGAGGCCATGCAGACTCACACTGGAGAAGTGGCAGTGAGACCAGCAGCTCTGGTCCCCTGAGCAGCATGGGAATACGGCCTGTCAATG CGAACCACCTCTCCCCCCAAGCGCTGAAGTGGCGGGAGTACAGGCGGAGGAACCCCCTGGGTCTGGACTGCGTTTCAGGGCTGCCCAGCTTAGCGGGCAGCCTGGACAGGAGGCAGCAAGAGCCTCGGCTGAACCGGGGCAACCCCATCTTTGAGCTCCCTGGCGCTCTCAGCACCAGCCATTTCTACTGCAAGCTGAACG GGCAGTCTATGAGGCAACTCCAGCTTACCTACAATGACTTCTTCCCTGACTACTTCTCGCTAGCGGAAAAACCTCCTGCTGAGTTCTGCCTCTCCCCAGATGGCAACACAGAGTCCATCTCCATTGACTTGCTGCAGAAGAAGG GTCTTGTGAAGGCTATCAACACTGCTGTTGACCTGATTGTGGCTCACTTTGGAAccagcagggatccaggggtgAAG GCCAAACTTGGGAACAGCTCTGTGAGCCCCAATGTGGGGCATCTCATCCTGAAATacctgtgcccagctgtccGGGACATTCTAAGTGATGGGCTCAAGGCTTACGTCCTGGACATGATCATTGGCCAGAGGAGGAACATCCCCTGGAGCGTGGTGGAGGCATCCACCCAGCTTG GGCCCTCTACAAAGTTGCTGCACAGCCTCTACAGCAAGATCAGCCAGTACACAGAGCTCACCAACCACACCATGCGGTTCAATGCGTTCATCTTTGGCCTCCTCAA TATCCGGTCCTTGGAGTTCTGGTTCAACCACCTTTACAACCATGAAG ACATCATCCTGGCACACTATCAACCAGTGGGCTTCTTGTGCCTGTCTCACAGTGTGTGCCAACCTCTTTTTGAGGAGCTCCTGCTCCTACTCcagcctctctccctgctgcccttcaaCCTAGACCTCCTCTTCGAGCACCACCTGATGCAAATgggcaaagagcagcagcagcaaaaggagcTGCTGCGTGTGAAGCAGGacctgctgctttctgtgcaCTCCACCCTGCAGCTGATGCGGACCCGGGGCAGCAGTGAGGATCCTGATGGCTGCAGCACCGCCCCTGAAACATGCCAAGGCGGTGCCAGAGATGGTGACATCtcaccagggcacagcccacAGCAAGCTGTGAGTGAGAAGAGGGTCAAGGGAGTGGGGGCCTCCTGCGGAGAAGGTGAcagggaggaagagcagagcaAGATGCGAGAGAGCACGTGGGAGGGGAAGAAGGACAAGCAGGCAGGCTGGTGGTACCAGCTCATGCAGACCTCTCAGATTTACATTGAGAGCTCAGCTGAAGGCTCAAAGTTCATCCGCTCTGAGAAGAAGAAAGCAGCTTTGAATCCTGCACCCAGATCAGTGGAGACCCACAAAGCACCACCTCCCCGAGAAGGAGTGGTGGAGGGTGCAGAGGCTTGTCCCATTGCTGAGGGCACCTTGGAGGAGAGGCCCAAGGCAGCCAGCAAGCCAAGTCCTGAAGCTGTGGAAGAGCCCTTGGAAAAGCCCCAGCAGGTAGTGGTCGGCGAAGAGGTGAAGGAACGGAGCTGGCCCTTCTGGATGGGCAGCCCCCCAGACTCTGTGCTAACAGAGCTAAAGCGCAGCAAGGAGAAGGAGGCTCAGCAAAGAgtaggagcagcagcagccccccaagaggacagcagcaccagtgcaTCAGAGGGCAGCCAGCCCATCAAGTGGGGACACTTGTTTGGGTCCAGGAAAGTACAAAAAGAGCCCAGACAACCAAACAG GTTGCCCTCCGGCTGGCTGAGCTTGGACAAGTCCGTCTTCCAGCTGGTGGCCCAGACAGTTGGGGGTAGCATGTGGCGTGAAGCAGCCCCCGCGCCAGACCCTCCCCATCCAGAACCACCTGAGGCACCTGCTGTGGCACAACCAGTCCGGGGGATGTCTCCTCACCCTGCCTG cAGTGAGGTGAAAGCTCTTTGCCATCACATTGCCACTGAGGCAGGACAACTGAGCTTCAACAAAGGGGATATTCTGCAGGTCATCTCCAAGGTGGATGGTGACTGGCTGCAGTGCAGCCTTGGCTCCGAGAAGGGACTGGTGCCCATCATGTACGTCACCCACCCTGAGGACGAGGACTATTGA
- the RUSC2 gene encoding AP-4 complex accessory subunit RUSC2 isoform X1 — MDSPPKLTGETLIVHHIPLVHCQVPDRQCCSVSKRTNPFCQPELSITRTAALPDRDLSQTDSLVYSSFLQTSETSAEGSDHKERKARDLIVPSVSKRHNPFLLSEDEDLSIFGDDLGQKSFHLHNSLVDGKPPFNLQDLALPPFHLHDSNHIVKSWNMASRSGVVDGQEDKLGSDDIQKRNNANRCHQASERMELDECSCHRGSSSNFSFDSGDQEWNQNMGEPLRNQDALHRTCSCSSSEIQHCRCYSSSSQSEVIDQQMGYISDSSCNSSDGVLVNFSALYNKMNGQPQSNLNSANLSCDSSFCSHSDTGAFYLDLHSSPTESKMSCESHNPESSGKVCGCQHSSSPVLDANCNSYHLHCEPCTSESSDLTACFQSQARLVVATQNYYKLVTCDLSSQSSPSPAGSSITSCSEDQTKGSPAQPTEYYLFRRPDLRQEGNVECSEEEPKGESSQNMIEGQVYVNVSPPNLNTSRQRSRSYDQNLDRSPSSRLGSLERMVSCPVKLSESPAIPIQSSPPKRVTSFAELAKGRKKNGTSPPHRSSGDSSLEFSPIPETQRDCPTFLDERARRSQSLPPMPFIHGLNRSCEGFCLNHAFGDSQALCSTKDSISSEKAPSGHGAGEQASLSLLTEADASFSGGSASGHGQKDVRARADGGGTDSKPVVRYSKDQRPTTLPIQPFVFQHHFSKPPKARALHSHFASSLSQLYSLSSNRPASQQISTSQSSALATSAEQAAVAGSQAHGTLVTQQRSADGAASRGDGGIKKPGPETTRPSPLGSYSPVRCNVPFFQSVDSSSSPTSERAEDSQPPRSRSCPISANLLPTRSSPAVSTMQPSKATKADTLRQKENPKLIPKKEAPLEPSPPLSEYRLHSGSLPPLSVGGMSMSRVGGHADSHWRSGSETSSSGPLSSMGIRPVNANHLSPQALKWREYRRRNPLGLDCVSGLPSLAGSLDRRQQEPRLNRGNPIFELPGALSTSHFYCKLNGQSMRQLQLTYNDFFPDYFSLAEKPPAEFCLSPDGNTESISIDLLQKKGLVKAINTAVDLIVAHFGTSRDPGVKAKLGNSSVSPNVGHLILKYLCPAVRDILSDGLKAYVLDMIIGQRRNIPWSVVEASTQLGPSTKLLHSLYSKISQYTELTNHTMRFNAFIFGLLNIRSLEFWFNHLYNHEDIILAHYQPVGFLCLSHSVCQPLFEELLLLLQPLSLLPFNLDLLFEHHLMQMGKEQQQQKELLRVKQDLLLSVHSTLQLMRTRGSSEDPDGCSTAPETCQGGARDGDISPGHSPQQAVSEKRVKGVGASCGEGDREEEQSKMRESTWEGKKDKQAGWWYQLMQTSQIYIESSAEGSKFIRSEKKKAALNPAPRSVETHKAPPPREGVVEGAEACPIAEGTLEERPKAASKPSPEAVEEPLEKPQQVVVGEEVKERSWPFWMGSPPDSVLTELKRSKEKEAQQRVGAAAAPQEDSSTSASEGSQPIKWGHLFGSRKVQKEPRQPNRLPSGWLSLDKSVFQLVAQTVGGSMWREAAPAPDPPHPEPPEAPAVAQPVRGMSPHPACSEVKALCHHIATEAGQLSFNKGDILQVISKVDGDWLQCSLGSEKGLVPIMYVTHPEDEDY, encoded by the exons ATGGATAGTCCACCCAAACTGACTGGTGAGACGCTGATTGTCCATCACATTCCCCTGGTGCATTGCCAGGTCCCCGATAGACAGTGCTGCTCCGTGAGCAAAAGGACCAACCCCTTctgccagccagagctcagCATTACACGGACTGCTGCCCTTCCAGACAGAGACCTCTCACAGACTGACTCCTTGGTGTACAGCAGCTTTCTCCAGACCTCTGAAACCTCAGCAGAGGGCTCAGatcacaaagaaagaaaagcaagggaTCTGATTGTCCCTAGTGTCAGTAAGCGACACAACCCTTTCCTGCTGAGTGAGGATGAAGACCTCAGTATTTTTGGGGATGACTTGGGTCAAAAATCTTTCCACCTTCACAACTCACTCGTTGATGGCAAGCCTCCCTTCAATCTGCAGGATCTGGCCTTGCCCCCTTTCCACCTCCACGACTCTAACCACATTGTGAAATCCTGGAACATGGCCAGCCGGTCTGGTGTGGTGGACGGGCAAGAGGACAAACTCGGCAGTGACGACATCCAGAAGAGGAACAATGCAAACAGGTGCCATCAGGCCTCAGAACGCATGGAGCTGGATGAATGCAGCTGCCATCGTGGCAGCTCCTCCAACTTCTCCTTCGACAGTGGTGACCAGGAGTGGAACCAGAACATGGGTGAACCGCTGAGGAATCAGGatgccctgcacaggacatgcAGTTGTTCCAGCTCAGAGATCCAGCACTGTCGCTGCTACAGTTCATCAAGTCAGTCTGAAGTTATTGACCAACAGATGGGCTACATCAGTGACTCTTCTTGCAACAGTTCTGATGGGGTCCTGGTGAACTTCAGTGCTCTCTACAACAAAATGAATGGTCAGCCTCAATCCAATCTGAATTCAGCTAACCTGTCCTGTGACTCTTCCTTCTGCAGCCACTCAGACACAGGAGCTTTTTACCTGGATTTACACTCATCACCCACTGAATCCAAGATGTCTTGCGAGTCACATAACCCAGAAAGTTCGGGGAAGGTATGTGGGTGTCAACACTCCTCCTCACCTGTCCTTGATGCTAACTGCAATTCCTACCACCTCCACTGTGAGCCTTGCACATCGGAGAGCTCAGACCTCACTGCCTGCTTCCAGAGCCAAGCACGGCTTGTTGTGGCTACTCAGAATTACTATAAGTTAGTCACATGTGACTTGTCTTCCCAgtcatcccccagccctgcggGATCTTCCATAACTAGCTGCTCAGAAGACCAGACCAAGGgtagcccagcccagcccacagaATACTATCTGTTCAGAAGGCCAGATCTAAGACAAGAAGGCAATGTAGAGTGCAGTGAAGAGGAGCCAAAGGGAGAATCCAGCCAGAACATGATTGAGGGTCAGGTCTATGTCAATGTGTCACCACCGAACCTCAACACAAGCCGGCAGCGCTCCAGGAGCTACGATCAGAACCTGGACAGGAGTCctagcagcaggctgggctcctTGGAGCGCATGGTGAGCTGCCCAGTCAAGCTGAGTGAAAGTCCAGCAATACCCATTCAGAGCTCTCCCCCCAAGAGGGTGACATCGTTTGCTGAACTAGCTAAAGGACGGAAAAAGAACGGCACCTCCCCACCGCACCGCTCCAGTGGTGATTCTTCCCTGGAGTTCTCTCCTATCCCTGAGACCCAGCGGGACTGCCCAACCTTCCTTGATGAAAGAGCTCGGCGCAGCCAGAGTCTTCCACCCATGCCCTTCATCCATGGCCTGAACCGGAGCTGCGAGGGCTTCTGTTTGAATCATGCTtttggggacagccaggcttTGTGTTCCACCAAAGACTCCATCTCCAGTGAGAAGGCCCCCAGTGGGCATGGGGCAGGTGAGCAagcctctctctccctgctgacGGAGGCAGATGCCAGCTTCTCGGGTGGCTCTGCCAGTGGCCACGGACAAAAAGATGTTAGAGCCCGAGCAGACG GTGGTGGCACAGATAGCAAGCCTGTGGTACGCTACAGCAAGGACCAGCGTCCCACAACTCTGCCCATCCAGCCCTTTGTTTTTCAGCACCATTTCAGCAAGCCACCCAAGGCACGTGCCCTGCACAGTCATTTTgcctccagcctttcccagctctaCAGCTTGTCCAGCAACCGGCCTGCCAGCCAGCAGATCTCCACTTCCCAGTCCTCAGCCTTGGCCACCTCGGCAGAGCAGGCAGCGGTGGCGGGGAGCCAAGCCCATGGCACGCTCGTGACCCAGCAGCGCTCAGCAGACGGAGCTGCCTCGCGTGGTGATGGGGGCATCAAGAAGCCTGGCCCCGAAACAACCCGTCCATCCCCGCTGGGCAGTTACTCCCCCGTGCGATGCAACGTGCCTTTCTTCCAAAGCGTGGACTCCTCTTCCTCACCCACCTCTGAGAGAGCTGAAGACAGCCAGCCCCCCAGAAGCAGGTCCTGCCCCATCTCTGCTAACCTGCTTCCCACGAGGTCGTCTCCTGCTGTCAGTACCATGCAGCCCTCCAAAGCCACCAAAGCTGACACACTGAGGCAAAAGGAGAACCCCAAGCTGATTCCCAAGAAGGAGGCCCCGCTTGAGCCAAGCCCACCACTCTCTGAATACCGACTCCACAGTGggtccctcccacccctctCAGTGGGTGGCATGTCCATGAGCAGAGTAGGAGGCCATGCAGACTCACACTGGAGAAGTGGCAGTGAGACCAGCAGCTCTGGTCCCCTGAGCAGCATGGGAATACGGCCTGTCAATG CGAACCACCTCTCCCCCCAAGCGCTGAAGTGGCGGGAGTACAGGCGGAGGAACCCCCTGGGTCTGGACTGCGTTTCAGGGCTGCCCAGCTTAGCGGGCAGCCTGGACAGGAGGCAGCAAGAGCCTCGGCTGAACCGGGGCAACCCCATCTTTGAGCTCCCTGGCGCTCTCAGCACCAGCCATTTCTACTGCAAGCTGAACG GGCAGTCTATGAGGCAACTCCAGCTTACCTACAATGACTTCTTCCCTGACTACTTCTCGCTAGCGGAAAAACCTCCTGCTGAGTTCTGCCTCTCCCCAGATGGCAACACAGAGTCCATCTCCATTGACTTGCTGCAGAAGAAGG GTCTTGTGAAGGCTATCAACACTGCTGTTGACCTGATTGTGGCTCACTTTGGAAccagcagggatccaggggtgAAG GCCAAACTTGGGAACAGCTCTGTGAGCCCCAATGTGGGGCATCTCATCCTGAAATacctgtgcccagctgtccGGGACATTCTAAGTGATGGGCTCAAGGCTTACGTCCTGGACATGATCATTGGCCAGAGGAGGAACATCCCCTGGAGCGTGGTGGAGGCATCCACCCAGCTTG GGCCCTCTACAAAGTTGCTGCACAGCCTCTACAGCAAGATCAGCCAGTACACAGAGCTCACCAACCACACCATGCGGTTCAATGCGTTCATCTTTGGCCTCCTCAA TATCCGGTCCTTGGAGTTCTGGTTCAACCACCTTTACAACCATGAAG ACATCATCCTGGCACACTATCAACCAGTGGGCTTCTTGTGCCTGTCTCACAGTGTGTGCCAACCTCTTTTTGAGGAGCTCCTGCTCCTACTCcagcctctctccctgctgcccttcaaCCTAGACCTCCTCTTCGAGCACCACCTGATGCAAATgggcaaagagcagcagcagcaaaaggagcTGCTGCGTGTGAAGCAGGacctgctgctttctgtgcaCTCCACCCTGCAGCTGATGCGGACCCGGGGCAGCAGTGAGGATCCTGATGGCTGCAGCACCGCCCCTGAAACATGCCAAGGCGGTGCCAGAGATGGTGACATCtcaccagggcacagcccacAGCAAGCTGTGAGTGAGAAGAGGGTCAAGGGAGTGGGGGCCTCCTGCGGAGAAGGTGAcagggaggaagagcagagcaAGATGCGAGAGAGCACGTGGGAGGGGAAGAAGGACAAGCAGGCAGGCTGGTGGTACCAGCTCATGCAGACCTCTCAGATTTACATTGAGAGCTCAGCTGAAGGCTCAAAGTTCATCCGCTCTGAGAAGAAGAAAGCAGCTTTGAATCCTGCACCCAGATCAGTGGAGACCCACAAAGCACCACCTCCCCGAGAAGGAGTGGTGGAGGGTGCAGAGGCTTGTCCCATTGCTGAGGGCACCTTGGAGGAGAGGCCCAAGGCAGCCAGCAAGCCAAGTCCTGAAGCTGTGGAAGAGCCCTTGGAAAAGCCCCAGCAGGTAGTGGTCGGCGAAGAGGTGAAGGAACGGAGCTGGCCCTTCTGGATGGGCAGCCCCCCAGACTCTGTGCTAACAGAGCTAAAGCGCAGCAAGGAGAAGGAGGCTCAGCAAAGAgtaggagcagcagcagccccccaagaggacagcagcaccagtgcaTCAGAGGGCAGCCAGCCCATCAAGTGGGGACACTTGTTTGGGTCCAGGAAAGTACAAAAAGAGCCCAGACAACCAAACAG GTTGCCCTCCGGCTGGCTGAGCTTGGACAAGTCCGTCTTCCAGCTGGTGGCCCAGACAGTTGGGGGTAGCATGTGGCGTGAAGCAGCCCCCGCGCCAGACCCTCCCCATCCAGAACCACCTGAGGCACCTGCTGTGGCACAACCAGTCCGGGGGATGTCTCCTCACCCTGCCTG cAGTGAGGTGAAAGCTCTTTGCCATCACATTGCCACTGAGGCAGGACAACTGAGCTTCAACAAAGGGGATATTCTGCAGGTCATCTCCAAGGTGGATGGTGACTGGCTGCAGTGCAGCCTTGGCTCCGAGAAGGGACTGGTGCCCATCATGTACGTCACCCACCCTGAGGACGAGGACTATTGA